A region of Solibacillus isronensis DNA encodes the following proteins:
- a CDS encoding virulence factor, with amino-acid sequence MKILSIEPTPSPNSMKVIIDQDLPFGKSFNYTKDNIGEASPELQAIFAVEGVKGIYHVSNFLAIERNAKFAWENILADIRRAIGGEATESTEYEMNEHYGEVNVHVQMYKAIPLQIKAFDGEGEVRISAGDRFTTAFKRLQFSVTDENYIFERKWVDFGVRYGDKEQVVQEVLKEVDALYPQDRVETIVQSANEQVVTAAQERKEVTLEQYEQVDDWQQRFQLLDQLPDPEVKDIPLFEKALEDEQMSIRRLATVYLGMIEDVAVVPALTKALNDKSAAVRRTAGDCMSDLGLPEFEPAMIAALGDKNKLVRWRAAMYLYEVGTEQAIDALKTASEDKEFEVKLQAKMALARIEGGEEAKGSVWKQMTESRKA; translated from the coding sequence ATGAAAATTTTATCAATTGAACCAACACCAAGTCCAAATTCAATGAAAGTAATTATCGATCAGGATTTACCATTTGGTAAAAGTTTTAATTATACGAAAGACAATATTGGTGAAGCTTCACCGGAACTGCAGGCCATCTTTGCGGTAGAAGGGGTAAAGGGCATTTATCATGTATCGAATTTCCTGGCTATTGAACGAAACGCAAAATTTGCATGGGAGAATATTTTAGCGGATATTCGCCGCGCAATTGGCGGAGAGGCGACTGAAAGCACGGAATACGAGATGAACGAACATTATGGGGAAGTAAATGTTCATGTTCAAATGTACAAAGCGATACCATTGCAGATCAAAGCATTTGACGGTGAAGGGGAAGTGCGAATAAGCGCAGGAGACCGTTTCACGACAGCTTTTAAACGTCTGCAATTCAGTGTAACTGATGAAAACTATATTTTTGAACGAAAATGGGTCGATTTCGGTGTTCGCTATGGCGATAAAGAACAAGTTGTACAAGAAGTGCTAAAAGAGGTGGATGCATTATATCCTCAAGACCGTGTTGAAACAATTGTTCAGTCGGCAAATGAGCAAGTTGTCACAGCAGCTCAAGAGCGTAAAGAAGTGACGTTAGAGCAATATGAGCAAGTTGATGATTGGCAACAACGCTTCCAGTTGCTAGATCAATTACCGGATCCGGAAGTGAAGGATATTCCATTGTTCGAAAAAGCGCTGGAAGACGAGCAAATGTCCATCCGTCGCCTAGCAACCGTTTATTTAGGAATGATTGAAGATGTTGCGGTTGTACCGGCTTTAACGAAGGCATTGAATGATAAAAGTGCAGCGGTTCGCCGTACAGCGGGCGACTGTATGAGTGATTTAGGGTTACCTGAATTTGAGCCTGCGATGATCGCTGCATTAGGTGACAAAAATAAACTTGTCCGCTGGCGTGCGGCAATGTACTTGTATGAAGTGGGTACGGAGCAGGCAATTGACGCATTAAAAACAGCGAGTGAAGATAAAGAATTCGAAGTAAAGCTGCAGGCAAAAATGGCACTTGCCCGTATTGAAGGCGGGGAAGAGGCAAAAGGTTCTGTGTGGAAACAAATGACAGAAAGCCGTAAAGCTTAA
- a CDS encoding aldehyde dehydrogenase: MEELLLKNPSSLSDERKEALLDLLYSEHCNDSILLKSDDFYLFFHDIWSLFEIGEKYESEIVEEDIRLKEWRIFLLEFFSARNLEKLHFEYLTNSSVKKFFVALYIWKKIKKDYFYDMRKVLKIEKLKNEYEKEFADSQDTRDIYHEIHLKIQSYWYMNLFKFNSIYDRILEEVLEETKAVELLFGDNIWETISNDNLRKFMSYIESRHFSEVLFWKSKFQTEQFLKVGLDPNSTYVFCVQKDISMKRSLTLQNGLALAVSEFSQKHEHNFVFLSFIKAIDQEMISHKETIDFNHYFELDKSFGLKTEPINYKGVINYAFTMLKLELSHSNSGKIYLICNELLFDDFPNEEDWISAVTHYKKLKKIEIVVIYMGDKTKLQQIWFADKILIPKQLAQFK; the protein is encoded by the coding sequence ATGGAGGAGCTATTGTTGAAAAATCCCAGCTCATTAAGTGATGAGCGTAAAGAGGCACTGTTAGATTTACTTTACTCCGAACATTGTAATGACTCCATACTATTAAAAAGTGATGATTTTTATTTATTTTTTCATGATATTTGGTCACTTTTTGAAATTGGGGAAAAGTACGAAAGCGAAATTGTAGAAGAAGATATTAGGCTGAAAGAATGGCGAATTTTCCTGTTGGAATTTTTCTCAGCTCGAAATTTAGAAAAATTGCACTTTGAGTACTTAACGAATTCCTCTGTAAAAAAATTTTTTGTAGCACTATACATATGGAAAAAAATTAAAAAAGATTATTTTTATGATATGCGTAAAGTTTTGAAGATCGAAAAATTAAAAAATGAATATGAAAAGGAATTTGCTGATAGTCAAGATACTAGGGATATTTATCATGAAATCCATTTAAAAATTCAAAGCTATTGGTATATGAATTTATTTAAATTCAATTCCATTTATGACAGGATTCTCGAAGAAGTCCTGGAAGAAACGAAAGCGGTAGAGCTGCTTTTCGGTGACAACATATGGGAAACAATCAGCAATGATAATTTAAGGAAATTTATGAGTTATATTGAATCGAGGCACTTTTCCGAAGTTTTGTTTTGGAAATCCAAATTTCAGACAGAACAATTTTTAAAAGTTGGACTCGATCCGAACAGTACATATGTATTTTGTGTTCAAAAAGATATATCGATGAAACGTAGCCTTACTTTACAAAATGGATTGGCATTGGCCGTTTCTGAATTTTCACAAAAACATGAACACAATTTTGTTTTTTTATCATTCATAAAAGCAATCGATCAGGAAATGATTTCCCATAAAGAGACGATAGATTTTAATCATTACTTCGAGCTCGATAAATCATTCGGACTCAAAACGGAACCGATTAATTATAAAGGCGTTATCAATTATGCCTTTACGATGTTAAAGTTAGAATTATCTCATAGCAATAGCGGTAAAATCTATTTAATCTGCAATGAATTACTATTTGACGATTTTCCTAATGAAGAAGATTGGATATCAGCTGTTACACATTACAAAAAGCTGAAAAAGATTGAAATTGTCGTCATCTATATGGGCGATAAAACAAAACTTCAGCAAATATGGTTCGCAGATAAAATACTGATACCAAAACAGCTGGCTCAGTTTAAATAG
- a CDS encoding DMT family transporter, translated as MNARSMLKLTLSMAIFGSIGFFTTQTGLPAVELVFVRCICATLFLGGLWFITGGHKTEVWNKSEVMKTVVCGVFLVLNWVFLFKAFEVMSISIAISIYNLAPIFVLILGSVFLAEKMGIRAICATVICFFGSILIIGIESFTSVSQFMNSGFIWALLSAICYALTMFTSKTIHGMSSYVLTYIQTITGIIMLLPFCDFAAFEGLTNTNWLYILGTGLIHTGFVYYLFFDSVRDLPTVIVSVLVFVDPVVAILLDAVLLSFRPSLFQMLGIVLIFGSILYTIFAPEQTVKKLKTSSSQ; from the coding sequence ATGAATGCACGCTCAATGCTTAAACTTACTCTTTCCATGGCTATTTTCGGCTCTATCGGTTTCTTTACAACACAAACCGGCTTGCCTGCAGTAGAGCTCGTTTTTGTTCGCTGTATTTGTGCGACACTCTTTTTAGGCGGATTATGGTTTATTACAGGCGGTCACAAAACTGAAGTTTGGAATAAAAGCGAAGTGATGAAAACAGTTGTATGCGGTGTATTTCTTGTATTGAACTGGGTGTTTTTATTTAAAGCGTTCGAAGTTATGTCGATTTCAATCGCCATTTCAATTTACAATTTGGCCCCGATTTTTGTCTTAATATTAGGTTCGGTTTTCTTGGCTGAAAAAATGGGGATACGCGCAATTTGTGCAACCGTTATTTGCTTTTTCGGTAGTATTCTCATTATCGGAATTGAAAGCTTTACAAGCGTCTCCCAATTTATGAATTCAGGTTTTATATGGGCATTACTTTCGGCCATTTGCTATGCACTGACAATGTTCACGAGTAAAACGATTCACGGTATGTCATCCTATGTATTAACATATATCCAAACGATTACCGGGATAATAATGTTGCTCCCATTTTGCGATTTTGCAGCATTTGAAGGTTTAACGAATACAAACTGGCTATACATACTTGGTACAGGCTTAATTCATACCGGATTTGTCTACTATTTATTTTTTGACAGTGTCCGAGATCTTCCTACTGTCATCGTTTCGGTACTCGTATTTGTAGATCCTGTAGTAGCGATATTATTGGATGCTGTATTGCTTTCATTCCGACCAAGTTTATTCCAAATGCTCGGAATTGTCCTGATTTTCGGAAGTATTTTGTACACCATTTTCGCTCCTGAGCAAACCGTGAAGAAGCTAAAAACAAGTAGTTCACAATAA